In Mytilus galloprovincialis chromosome 1, xbMytGall1.hap1.1, whole genome shotgun sequence, the following are encoded in one genomic region:
- the LOC143047260 gene encoding required for excision 1-B domain-containing protein-like, producing the protein MTESVSVTDNSFETTAVKLIQRFHLLQQERVETYTLFEEGYVAYLKGHPNYNFPLYRQLVHEITETFNKISADIIVIKTRLNDDHQQSAVAGLINKIQDQEQKKLETTVQHQISRQNDIDHPDVPEHKEQSESQKEKLKEIVDKINEFLEELKYESEELYGEEEDENLVER; encoded by the exons ATGACAGAATCTGTTAGTGTTACAGATAATTCGTTTGAAACAACTGCTGTTAAACTAATTCAAAGATTTCACTTACTACAACAAGAAAGAGTAGAAACTTACACTTTATTTGAAGA AGGTTATGTGGCATATTTAAAGGgacatccaaattacaatttccCTTTGTATCGTCAGCTTGTTCATGAGATAACAGAGACATTTAACAAAATATCAGCAGATATCATAGTGATTAAAACCAGACTTAATGATGATCATCAACAAAGTGCTGTAGCTGGACTTATCAATAAAATACAGGACCAGGAGCAGAAGAAATTAGAAACT ACTGTACAACATCAGATATCAAGACAGAATGACATAGATCATCCTGATGTACCAGAACACAAAGAACAATCTGAAAGCCAAAAAGAAAA GTTAAAGGAAATAGTTGATAAGATTAATGAATTTTTGGAAGAACTAAAATACGAATCCGAAGAATTGTATGGTGAAGAAGAAGATGAGAATCTTGTTGAAAGATG